From Oncorhynchus keta strain PuntledgeMale-10-30-2019 chromosome 25, Oket_V2, whole genome shotgun sequence, one genomic window encodes:
- the LOC118358159 gene encoding prostaglandin G/H synthase 1-like produces the protein MSAAYIIFALLYWEDAPAEGAYAVNLTMRECVVCVWACILLQMLPTCRGEEVEDVSTVVNPCCYYPCQNWGVCVRFGIDRYECDCTRTGFYGQNCTIPEFWTRVHQQLKPSPDVVHYILTHFHWLWNLINRTFMRDWLMRVVLTVRSNLIPSPPTFNSKYGYLSWESYSNVSYYTRILPPVPEDCPTPMGTKGKSVLPDPKLVVEKFLLRRQFRRDPRGTNLMFAFFAQHFTHQFFKTRNSMGLGFTRALGHGVDAGNVYGDNLVRQLNLRLLKDGKMKYQVVKGEVYPPTVAEAEVNMRYPQETPVGQRMAIGQEVFGLLPGLTMYATLWLREHNRVCDILKAEHPTWGDEQLFQTARLIVIGETIRIVIEEYVQHLSGYLLDLKFDPVLLFKSTFQYRNRIAVEFKQLYHWHPLMPDSFHIDGDVVPYSQFIFNTSIVTHYGVEKLVDAFSRQCAGQIGGGRNIHPVVTNVAEGVIEESRTLRLQPFNEYRKRFNLKPYTSFSDFTGEEEIARELEELYGDIDALEFYPAIMLEKTRPNAIFGESMVEMGAPFSLKGLLGNPICSPEYWKPSTFGGQTGFDIVNSASLERLVCLNTNWCPYVAFNVPPAGQEEPPRKQSTEL, from the exons ATGAGTGCAGCATATATTATTTTTGCACTGCTGTATTGGGAAGACGCTCCCGCTGAAGGTGCTTATGCAGTAAATCTTACAATGAGAG AGTGCGTCGTATGCGTCTGGGCATGTATCCTGCTGCAAATGTTACCAACATGTCGCGGGGAGGAGGTGGAAGACGTCAGTACTGTTG TGAATCCCTGTTGCTATTACCCCTGTCAGAActggggtgtgtgtgtcaggtttgGCATTGACCGCTATGAATGTGACTGCACTCGTACCGGCTTCTATGGACAGAATTGCACTATCC cTGAGTTCTGGACGAGAGTCCACCAACAGCTGAAGCCGAGCCCTGACGTGGTCCACTACATCCTCACACACTTCCACTGGCTGTGGAACCTCATCAACAGGACCTTCATGCGGGACTGGCTCATGAGGGTGGTGCTCACAG TCAGATCCAACCTTATTCCGAGTCCTCCTACCTTCAACTCCAAGTATGGATACCTCAGCTGGGAGTCCTACTCCAATGTTTCCTATTACACCCGTATCCTACCCCCTGTGCCAGAAGACTGCCCCACCCCTATGGGTACCAAAG GAAAGTCTGTCCTCCCAGACCCAAAGCTGGTGGTGGAGAAGTTTCTTCTGAGGAGGCAATTCAGGCGGGATCCAAGGGGAACCAACCTAATGTTTGCTTTCTTCGCTCAGCACTTCACCCATCAGTTCTTCAAGACCCGAAACAGTATGGGCTTGGGCTTTACCAGGGCTCTGGGGCATGGG GTGGATGCCGGCAATGTCTACGGAGATAATCTGGTGCGTCAACTGAACCTCCGGCTTCTTAAAGACGGAAAGATGAAATATCAG GTGGTTAAAGGTGAGGTGTACCCTCCTACGGTGGCTGAGGCGGAGGTGAATATGAGATACCCTCAAGAGACTCCCGTGGGGCAGCGTATGGCCATCGGGCAGGAGGTGTTTGGGCTGTTGCCAGGCCTCACCATGTATGCCACCCTGTGGCTGAGAGAACACAACCGCGTCTGTGACATCCTGAAGGCAGAGCACCCCACCTGGGGGGACGAGCAGCTCTTCCAGACCGCCAGGCTCATCGTAATAG GTGAGACCATCCGGATAGTGATCGAGGAGTACGTGCAGCACCTGAGTGGCTACCTGTTGGATCTGAAGTTTGACCCAGTCCTGCTCTTCAAGTCCACGTTCCAGTACAGGAACCGCATCGCTGTGGAGTTCAAACAGCTGTACCACTGGCACCCCCTGATGCCAGACAGCTTCCACATAGACGGAGACGTGGTGCCCTACTCCCAGTTCATCTTCAACACCTCCATCGTCACACACTACGGGGTGGAGAAACTGGTGGACGCTTTCTCCCGCCAGTGTGCTGGAcag ATAGGAGGAGGTCGGAACATCCACCCAGTGGTGACCAATGTGGCCGAGGGGGTTATTGAAGAGTCCAGGACTCTGCGTCTCCAACCCTTCAACGAGTACAGGAAGAGGTTCAACCTGAAGCCCTACACATCTTTCTCTGACTTCACTG GTGAGGAGGAGATAGCCAGGGAGCTGGAGGAGCTCTATGGTGACATCGATGCGCTGGAGTTCTACCCCGCCATCATGCTGGAGAAGACACGCCCCAATGCCATATTTGGTGAGAGCATGGTGGAGATGGGGGCTCCGTTCTCCCTGAAAGGCCTTCTGGGTAACCCCATCTGTTCCCCTGAGTACTGGAAGCCCAGCACATTTGGAGGCCAGACAGGCTTTGATATAGTCAACTCGGCCTCGCTGGAGAGACTGGTGTGTCTGAACACTAATTGGTGTCCATACGTAGCCTTCAATGTCCCTCCAGCCGGGCAGGAGGAGCCGCCAAGGAAACAGTCCACTGAACTGTAA